Proteins encoded in a region of the bacterium genome:
- a CDS encoding response regulator, whose translation MRDLLTPRELAELCGVSPDTVRSWCFRKQIKFATTPGGHKRFRRQDVLEFLKERGFPIPQTDKISPIKVLVVDDEEGFRKSLVGALQKETAFNVKEAADGYDAGRMIGEFDPDVLIIDLVMPGIDGFKVCRDIKNREEEEQCRIIAVTGYPDENIFKRARESGADECLSKPLDVTTLIDLIRSQFQAPAPRRARGRRARRNIG comes from the coding sequence ATGCGCGATCTGCTCACCCCCCGAGAGTTGGCCGAGCTGTGCGGGGTCTCGCCTGACACGGTGAGGTCCTGGTGTTTCCGCAAACAGATCAAATTCGCGACCACACCTGGAGGTCACAAGCGTTTCCGCCGTCAGGACGTCCTCGAATTTCTGAAGGAACGCGGATTTCCCATCCCCCAGACAGACAAAATTTCACCGATCAAGGTGCTGGTGGTGGACGATGAGGAAGGCTTCCGCAAAAGCCTGGTCGGAGCGCTGCAGAAAGAGACCGCGTTCAACGTGAAGGAAGCCGCGGACGGTTACGACGCCGGCCGGATGATCGGCGAGTTCGACCCGGACGTGCTGATCATCGATCTGGTCATGCCGGGAATAGACGGGTTCAAGGTCTGCCGGGACATCAAGAACCGGGAGGAAGAGGAACAGTGCCGGATAATCGCGGTGACCGGGTATCCGGATGAAAATATTTTCAAGCGGGCCCGCGAGTCCGGAGCGGATGAATGCCTTTCCAAGCCGCTGGATGTGACTACGCTCATCGACCTGATCCGCAGCCAGTTCCAGGCTCCGGCTCCGCGCCGGGCGCGCGGCCGCCGGGCACGCCGTAATATAGGTTGA
- a CDS encoding response regulator transcription factor, with protein sequence MPIRVLLVDDHKIVRDGLRALIEKLAHLQVAGEADDGKKAVEMAVQLHPDVVVMDLTLPRLNGIEATSQILKEVPGVKVVALSMHSDRRSIVGMLQAGAAGYLMKDCSFDELDLALRSVVAGGKYLCSMVTVTVVEDYLRQLSFYGCTCAESGLTRREREVLQLIAAGRSTRQTAESLRISIKTVESHRQNIMDKTGIHSVAELTKLAIRMNLAALDA encoded by the coding sequence ATGCCTATCCGCGTTCTGCTGGTGGATGACCACAAGATAGTGCGCGATGGGCTACGGGCGCTGATCGAAAAACTGGCGCACTTGCAGGTGGCGGGCGAGGCTGACGACGGGAAAAAGGCGGTTGAAATGGCCGTTCAACTGCACCCGGATGTGGTAGTCATGGACCTGACCCTGCCGCGGCTCAACGGGATCGAGGCCACCAGCCAAATCCTGAAGGAAGTGCCCGGTGTCAAGGTGGTGGCCCTGTCCATGCACTCGGACCGCCGCTCGATCGTAGGCATGCTTCAGGCCGGCGCCGCGGGCTACCTGATGAAAGACTGCTCCTTCGATGAGCTGGATCTGGCCCTCAGATCGGTGGTCGCCGGGGGCAAGTATCTCTGCTCCATGGTGACCGTGACGGTGGTGGAGGATTATCTCCGTCAGCTTTCGTTTTACGGCTGCACCTGCGCGGAATCCGGCCTGACCCGGCGTGAGCGTGAGGTGCTCCAGTTGATCGCGGCGGGCAGGTCCACGCGTCAGACCGCGGAGTCCCTGCGGATCAGTATCAAGACCGTGGAATCCCACCGTCAGAACATCATGGACAAGACCGGTATTCACAGTGTGGCCGAGTTGACCAAGCTCGCCATCCGAATGAACCTGGCGGCCCTGGATGCCTGA